In the genome of Nycticebus coucang isolate mNycCou1 chromosome 12, mNycCou1.pri, whole genome shotgun sequence, the window ATGCCTCCTCCCCAGTTGACCCCTCTACCATTCTCCCTGGGTCTTCTCCCAGTTTTCCCTCCACTGTccacttccctcctcttcccagtGCTCTCCCCAGATGTCTCCCTCCCATTCTTCCCAACGTCCCTATTAGTCCTTTTACCTTCTTCTTAGTGGCCCTTGAGAGTAACAGTCTACAACCAAGaagctcctcctccccctcttccctagAAATCCCCTctcatttgtttctctctttccttccccaaCCCTGCCCACCCTGGTCTCCTCTGCCCCCAGGCCTTCAGGGTCCTTGCCTTCATTGGCTGACTTTCCCTACCACACCCTCATAGCTCAGGCCAAGGACATATCATTTTGGTCAAGGACACATCTCATTCACTTCATTCCTCCTTCGGACACCAGCAAGGAATGTTACCCCTCtccaaccccacccccagcaatGGTCACCCTGTGGACTGCTTCATCTGGTCCCCACCCCATCTGCCACAAAGCTTTGCACAATAAAGCACCAAGCTTTGATGGCTCCATTACTAAGCAGAACTTAATATGCAGCTGGTATTCGttttattcatttgacaaatatttattgagaacctactatgtgccaagccctTGGACTATATCCATGAACAAAACCTTTGTGTAAATTGGTGTGTTGCAGGGTTTGCATTTTTGCTCATGACCTGGCTACATGTCTAGCTTTTCTCTTAACACTGGAAGCGGAGAAAGAACAAGGATGAATCCTCCTCTATCCTCTGGCCTTGAATCCTGAGAGCACCCTGCAGGGCCCTGAAGAGGgcctgagggagagagagatgagtGAATGTTTGTGTTTATGTGTTATGTGAAAATACCATCTACCATGTGATACTTTTCTTGATGACAGAGAGTGGACAGATGGGAGTATGATGATAAAAATTCATCCTTTCCATTGGGATCAAACACACTGGGCTCTAAATGCCAGTTCTGCTACAACTCACAACATGAGCAAGTCTCTTAACCTCCCTAGGCCTCAGTGTCCCCACCTATAAAACTAGAATAATAATACCAACCTCAGAGggcaattataaaaattaaatgagttaatgcatgTTGAGTTCCTAAAATAGTATCCAGTGTAGTGTAGGATGAACATCAAAagatgctattattttttaagttcggAAGACTATTCATAATATAGTTTTTATGCTAAACATATACTACctacataactttaaaaaataaccacatACCCCCAGAAGACATGGAAAAGAATGTTCATGGCACTCTGTTCATACTATAGAATTCTGGAAACAACCATGAGACTATTAGGACAAAAAGGTGAATAAACCATGGTGTAGTCGGACAATGAATCCAGTGCATAGTGACAAGGAACACAATACAGCCAGAGGCAGCAACACTGAACAAAAGAAACCCCTACAAGTTTTTTCACTCTGATAAACAAATTGAAGATCCTTTTAGGTCTTCAAAACCTAGTAGCAATTAATAATTCTTGAAGTTTAATGAAATGGTTTTATGTTTGAATTTTTGATACCTTGTTTTAAATGGCTGCTTCTGTCTTTAAAATTGCTTAGCAAGGGCCAGCCATTAGTAATTACCTCGTGTTTACACATGCCATTTTTATAAGGAGTTACACTGGAAGAGAAGACAAAGTGTATGTGAGATGCATTTAACTCAGCACTCCTTGGGACACCCAGCCAGCTGAGGACCCAACTATTCAATTGTGAGCAGTGTCCAGAATTGCAGATGAGGATACAAAGAGCTTCAGAAGTGCTGGCCCAGCTGACCCGAACACATGAAGTGATAGCAGGTGCCACACCCTCGTCGGGGGTGACCAGATGGCTCACACTGTCTGTGACCTCCCTACAACATCTGTCCTGTTTCGAGGTCCCACTCTGAATGTTTTGCACAGGCACGCTGAGCCCTGCTCTCTTCtattttcctcctcccctctcttttcccaGCATCCCACCCGCTGTCTCCTTCCCTAAGGCTGCTCAGCCTGCCTCTGCCCCGTAAGGCACCGTAGCTACTAGGGGCTGTAAGCTGTAtcattccatttctcttctcAATTTAAAGCAAACCTCTGTACTTCATGGGATAATTTTTCTCGGACCTGCTGTATTGGTTTGGGGGTAGTTCACTGGGTAACTAGAACATAGTCCTGTCTATCAAAGTAATTATCATGCACAAGTAACTAAACTGTCACTATCCATCCCCTTGCTTCAGTGTTGAACCATAAGGTGCTACGCTTTTAACCCAGCTCCTCTCCAGCTCCAGAACAACCTCACATTGCCCTTACGCCACGCATGGGCCCTCCTGCTTCTAAGCATCCCAATTCCCTCTGACTCTGCCCATCTTCCTTACACTGACTCTCCCACTCCTTAAATCTGCAGATATTCCCTCCTAAACAACTTTCTCTACCCTCTTGAACTCATTCAGGGATTAGGAAATCCAGGGCTTGTCACATCTTATAGGTGGGAAGGCATTACCACtcctggctctaccacttacCCACTGGGAGACTTTAGGAAAAttatttcacctctctgagcctcagtttcctcttttgtaaaatgggaataatggttGATGTGAGAATTAGAGATCACTTATGGTATATGCATGTATAACAATCATCATATAATAGACaatcaacaaaaaggaaatattctCTTATCAAAATAGGACCTATGGGCCTCTTTGCCCTGGGAATGGTGGTCTGTTCACTGTCTATGGTGAACCTATCTTTCTCTGTAAGcctgtatcttgctcttactctgtaaatctacctttctcttcctcaataaactttatttcatgcttgccttaaaaaaaaaaaatgggacctATGGCTGCCTACAGAGCTCTTTCTAATTGTAAAGGGGGAAAATGTACTTAAGTGATGCAATGTAGCATCACCAATCTGACATTTTGTGCTTCCCGGGAGATACTGGGAGTTCTACAGCACCCCTTAGGAAGTATTTTACCCAAAAATGTTTAATCTAAACCTAACCAAGCCCCCAGTCCAGACCTGTCTGATGAAATGTTATGTGATGGTGGGAATGTTCTTTATCTGCACTGTCAGCACTGACAACTTAAAATGTGAATAGCAGaaatagattttaatttatttaaatataaataatttaaatgtaaatagccaCATATGCCTATTATCTACTGAATTGGGCAGCTGAGATCTAGATTTAACCTCTAACTTGTAGAAAATAGAGAATACAAAGGCCAGAGCCACACATTTTcacataaaatctatttttaaaaattttaggacAATTGGGAATGTTGAATCTGGTTAGATCATAAGCGGATCTTTGGAATATTGTTAATTTTCTTGCTTACGAAAATGGTACTGTCATAAGAAATGCAGGATAAAGTATTGAAGAGTTCTATCCATGCTGTCTGTAGCTGTTAAATAATTGGGCAAATATGGTATAATAATAATTACTGAATATAGGCATCAAGATGGAGCATCCACGGGGCTTGGATTTCCACTTTTCTCTATGTTTTAAAACGCTGATATTAAAagttgaaaaagacataaaaaaacaagtatttataAATATCTCCTGACAGCTGCATggtagggaaaaaaaatgaaaattacttcAGCAGAGCAATAATAATCTAGAGATGAGGAAATCCAGCTTTGTACTTCAAGAGTACATTAGGCACTACTGGAGTGGAACTATCTAGATATCATGTGTTAAATCCTCAgtctttcccctcctccccacatcACACTCACCGCATaggtcccttcctcctcccctcccccaggccccATTCCTCTCccgcccctccctgccctgccctgccccccacTGACAGCAGCTGGACGCATAACCTGCTGGCCAGGCACTTTGAAGATGAAACGCACTGAGTGCCCTGCACCCAGGGACTGGCCTCCTTTACAAAGAGGAAGGTGCAGTCCACTCCACCCTTAAACCACGTTCTGGAGAGGCGCTGGACCTGGCCGACAACCCAAGCCCATAAAGAACAAATTGCGCCGATTCCATAGCCAAGCCCCTGCAGAATCAGACCATATATAGGACCCGGTCGCCCTGACCAGCACATTGAAGTTTCCACTAGGACTACAGAAACTTTATCGGATTCTCTGCAACCCAGACGTAAAAAAGAAACATGACCTGCGGATCAGGCTTCGGCGGCCGCGTCTTCAGCTGCGTCTCAGCCTGCGGGCCCCGGCCCGGCCGCTGCTGCATCTCCGCCGCCCCCTACCGCGGCATCTCCTGCTACCGCGGCCTCCCCGGGGCCTTTGGCAGCCACAGCGTCTGCGGGGGCTTCCGCGCTGGCTCCTGCGGTCGCAGCTTCGGGTACCGCTCAGGCGGCGTGTGCGGGCCTAGCCCACCCTGCATCACCACCGTGTCGGTCAACGAGACCCTCCTCACGCCCCTCAACCTGGAGATTGACCCCAACGCCCAGTGCGTCAAGCACGAGGAGAAGGAGCAGATCAAGTGCCTCAACAGCAGGTTTGCCGCCTTCATCGACAAGGTGGGTGCCTGGATCACTCCCTTCCTGAACTCCCACCCATGTGCACAGCCAGGCCTGGGCACTGAAGGGGGAGTCAGAAGCAGAAAGAGCTTCTGCCTGTCTGCCTGAGATCCCTGTCTGATGGCAGAGGCACACAGAcagaagacagacacagtcaGTCCAGACCCAGAAAGACTCAGCTGACACTTCAGATAGGCTGAGCTTACAGACACAGTTGTGCCCAGACCACACCTCAGGAGCACAGCTGGACTTCAGGCGGTTGGGGGACGGATACAAGAGCTGCTGCTGAACTCAGAGACGTTTTTTACAGCCCTGGGCTGGGGACTGTGTTCCTCCAGAGAGGCTGCAGTGCCTTGACTGCCACATGCAGTGAGGCAGGGTGGCCTGTGACAGCAGCTCCCTACCTAGGCCTGTCCCCAGGCACCCCATCTGTGACCTGAACCTGGTGCTCTGCCTGTGAGGACTCCTGCCTCAACTGGCAGCTCAGCAAGGGGCAGAGCCCTCTATGTGGCCCTGACACACGCCACAGGGACGCATCTGGTCAGGAGGACTCAGCTCCCCTGACATAGCCCAGCACAGATCCAATCCCCGTTGGCAATCCAGACATAGATCATGATCAGGAAAGCCAGGAGCGGCCTGGCCTCCCACTGCCCACCTCTGCCCACTCTGCTGAGCTCTGGGTTTGGGAGTTCCCCTGAAAGCAATCACCCCACAGAGCTGGCTTAAGGGGGTCAGGAGCCATCAGACCCTCATCCCCACCCCAAATGGCAGGTGCGCTTCCTGGAGCAGCAGAACAAGCTGCTGGAGACCAAGTGGCAGTTCTACCAGAACCGCCAGTGCTGCGAGAGCAACCTGGAGCCGCTGTTCGAGGGCTACGTGGAGACGCTGAGGCGGGAGGCCGAGTGTGTGGAGGCCGACAGTGGGAGGTTGGCAGCGGAGCTCAACCACGTGCAGGAGGTGCTGGAGGGCTACAAGAAGAAGTGAGTGTGGACAGGACTGCTGCTGGGCACAGACGTGGGTGTAGGATACGCACACCGGTTAGACCATAAGAAGAACTTCCAGCTAGGGTGAAGGCTCAGGAGCAGCACAGCCTGACCGAGTGTTGCAGGAGCCCTTTCTTGTGCAGTCTCTCCCAGATGCTGGCAGAGCTGTGGCTCCCCGTGAGCTATGTGCACCCTCCTCCAGCCTTCTCCTTCCCCCTGCTCTGTGGGAAAGAAGTCTGTGGTTGGGGCTTCCTGATGTGACCTCATAGCAGCCCTGGGAATAGGACTGGGAGGTCCCGGAAGATTAGCACTCTCAATCAACCCTTCACTACAATGTGGAGAGAGAATCCCAGACATATCCCAAATCCAGCCAGAAAGGGGATTCCTAATAATGCCACCTTCAGTCATATGAGGGGCTATGGGTTCTGCAGAGCCCTGTCCTTCCCCGATCCccctctctgccctctcctctctttGATCTCAGGTATGAGGAAGAAGTTTCCCTGAGAGCAACAGCTGAGAATGAGTTTGTGGCTCTGAAGAAGGTGAGTAACATGAGAGTGGGAAACACAGACACTCGGATCTGAGAATGACAGACTCTTCTTGGGGTGATGGAGGGGACTCAACTTCAGGGTGGGCTGAAATGACCTTTCCAAACCAGGCTGGGAAATTCCCAAAGAGGCAGGCCAGCCGGGGTGGCACCCACGCCTTTGACAAAGGCAGCAACCTGGGAATATCCACCTGTCGCTGCCCTGGACAGGGGCACGGCTGCATTGACCTCTAGATGACTTACTCTCCTTCTGAGGCCGTGGTCTGTGGCCAAGGTCCCCTGGAGCCATGGCAGCTTCAGACTGTGTTGAGGGACACTGCAGACTGTCTCACATTTGAGGACACAATCCCAGGGTCTTTGGGGAGAGTGGAGCAGAGCCAGTATTGGCAATGTGGCCCCTGGAGGATCactggggaagagggaagggccAGGTGACAGAGCTGGGACCCAGTCTGCACAGGCTTCTTagagcaggagaggggaggagatggtGTGTCAGGGATACAGGGGAGAGACTGGCGAGGCATCTCCCAGGCATGAAGAGGTCTGTTCTCAGAGGGAACGGGGATGCCAGGTCATCCCAGGAAGGGGCAGAAGGAAGGGGGTCGAGGTGCGAATGGGAGCACTAGGGAGCCCGCAGCCCTGGCCATGTGGAGTGGGTGAGGGGAGACAGGAGTTTGTGGACTAGACGTCCAGGGCCCTCTGAGCTGCCACACTCCCCACCTTTCTAGGACGTGGACTGTGCCTACCTTCGCAAGTCAGACTTGGAGGCCAACGTGGAGGCCCTGACCCAGGAGATCGACTTCCTGAGGCGGCTGTATGAGGAGGTGCGGGGTCGTGGGCCAGGCAGAAATCTGCAGCCAGCAGAGGAGAGGGAAGTTGGGTGGGGGTTGACCTGTTGGGCAGGGATGTGGTGGGCGCTGCAGTCCATAAGCCTCTGAAACGGGGGaggctgtgaggtggcagggcccgAGGGTCAGGGAAGGTCTGAGAAGAGGTGCACAGACTATGGTGGGTGGGGCTGTGGCCTAAATGAGCTCCTAccacccctctccccacctcccgcAGGAGATCCGCGTTCTCCACGCCCACATCTCAGACACCTCGGTGGTTGTCAAGATGGACAACAGCCGAGACCTGAACATGGACTGCATCATTGCCGAGATTAAGGCCCAGTATGATGACATTGCCAGCCGTAGCCGGGCCGAGGCCGAGTCCTGGTACCGCAGCAAGGTGAGTGGCACAGGACACCTGTCTCCTAGACATGGCAGTGGGAGGGATGCAAGGTGTCTTATTAGAAAAGGCTTCTTCAGTCCGGGGACTCTGATCCCAGGGATGGTAAGACAAGGGCTGCCTCCATGAGGTTGGGGTGGCAAGGCGGGACTGCCACGTGTGGTTGCACAGGCTGAGCACTGCACAACCTGCACAATCACCCTGCTGTCCTGAATGGATGACATGTCCCATCCCGAGCCTCATGAGCGTCTCTGCTTCCCCCAGTGTGAGGAGATGAAGGCCACGGTGATCAGGCACGGGGAGACCCTGCGCCGCACCAAGGAGGAGATCAACGAGCTGAACCGCATGATCCAGAGGCTGACGGCCGAGGTGGAGAATGCCAAGTGCCAGGTATGGGTCCCCTGTGCCCAAGACCACAGAGGCTGAGGCCCTACCCCTGTGTCACAGAGCCCGGGTGTGCCCTATCTGGGTCTCACCATTCATTCCATGCCCATTTGTATACGTAGAGTCCCTTGTTCTGGTCACTCGAGGACACCCATGTGATAAGGCCAGAGGCCCTGTTTCTGGGGTGTTCTCAGCTGGGTGGTAAAACTGTACAAATTCAGGTAATGGACAGAGAGACCTAGAACCATAATGAATCTTGTTCTCTTCTGGGCCCCCAGAACTCCAAGCTGGAGGCTGCCGTGACCCAGTCTGAGCAGCAGGGCGAGGCAGCCCTCAGTGACGCCCGCTGTAAGCTGGCTGAGCTGGAGAGCGCCCTGCAGAAGGCCAAGCAGGACATGGCCTGCCTGCTCAAGGAGTACCAGGAGGTGATGAACTCCAAGCTGGGCCTGGACATCGAGATCGCcacctacaggcgcctgctggaGGGCGAGGAGCAGAGGTAGGTCCAGCTTGGGTCAGAGCCACTGGTCCCTATTCCTTGCACAAGCCCTATCTTACCCCCAGTGGCTAAGGCTCTGTGGGAAGAACcctattttttttcacttttggggTGAGTGTCTAGTAAGTGCAGGGTGCTCCCTCAGACTCTCTGACCCTAATTCCTTGACCAGTTGGGGACCCTACTGTGTTAGCCACTTTGGCCTGGTTACTAAAGCTGCCTCTTTCTCTTCCACCCTCAGACTGTGTGAAGGCGTTGGG includes:
- the LOC128562713 gene encoding keratin, type II cuticular Hb1; translation: MTCGSGFGGRVFSCVSACGPRPGRCCISAAPYRGISCYRGLPGAFGSHSVCGGFRAGSCGRSFGYRSGGVCGPSPPCITTVSVNETLLTPLNLEIDPNAQCVKHEEKEQIKCLNSRFAAFIDKVRFLEQQNKLLETKWQFYQNRQCCESNLEPLFEGYVETLRREAECVEADSGRLAAELNHVQEVLEGYKKKYEEEVSLRATAENEFVALKKDVDCAYLRKSDLEANVEALTQEIDFLRRLYEEEIRVLHAHISDTSVVVKMDNSRDLNMDCIIAEIKAQYDDIASRSRAEAESWYRSKCEEMKATVIRHGETLRRTKEEINELNRMIQRLTAEVENAKCQNSKLEAAVTQSEQQGEAALSDARCKLAELESALQKAKQDMACLLKEYQEVMNSKLGLDIEIATYRRLLEGEEQRLCEGVGAVNVCVSSSRGGVVCGDLCVSGSRPVTGSVCSAPCTGNLAVSTGMCAPCNSVRSCGLGTCGVGSCGVSSLGMGSCSSSCRKC